In a genomic window of Papilio machaon chromosome 4, ilPapMach1.1, whole genome shotgun sequence:
- the LOC123723622 gene encoding uncharacterized protein LOC123723622: MDSGIVGCGRWDRRARPVPDAVWLEQHRRALPFLLKRENERGAVAPRLIKLGEGVEIREELLRGVKWGDYRKVTRGLAAALFSPMELATCSVTGQRWSRAGQEARPTKPPLDRRRVHALISYVSRHFPDVEVSRIKQVLAYKCKENCAALRMRTASESTNYMLSAAARPPCAGEDAPAPSSAPPPATPGIARPSYSNFTSEASKSGTAAGGGGGGGGGGGEYGGGAEESDAPQ, translated from the exons atggatAGCGGCATTG TGGGTTGCGGGCGCTGGGACCGGCGAGCGCGGCCGGTGCCGGACGCCGTGTGGCTGGAGCAGCATCGCCGAGCCCTGCCTTTCCTGCTCAAGCGAGAGAACGAGCGCGGCGCAGTCGCACCGAGGCTT ATAAAGCTCGGCGAGGGTGTGGAGATTCGCGAGGAGCTGCTGCGCGGCGTGAAGTGGGGAGATTACAGGAAAGTGACGCGAGGGCTGGCTGCGGCTCTGTTCTCACCCATGGAGCTAGCGACGTGTTCGGTGACGGGGCAGCGGTGGTCGCGTGCGGGCCAGGAGGCGCGCCCCACCAAGCCACCGCTGGACCGCCGCCGCGTGCACGCCCTCATCTCCTACGTCAGCCGGCACTTCCCCGACGTCGAAGTCAGCCGCATCAAGCAGGTCCTTGCCTACAAATGCAAGGAGAACTGCGCCGCGCTCCGAATGAGGACCGCCAG TGAGTCGACCAACTACATGCTGAGTGCGGCCGCGCGCCCGCCCTGCGCCGGCGAGGACGCGCCCGCGCCTTCCTCCGCGCCTCCGCCCGCCACACCCGGCATCGCGAGACCATCATATTCTAACTT TACTAGCGAGGCGTCTAAAAGCGGCACCGCTGCCggcggaggcggaggtggAGGTGGGGGCGGAGGCGAGTACGGGGGCGGGGCGGAGGAGAGCGATGCGCCGCAGTGA